Below is a genomic region from Telmatobacter sp. DSM 110680.
AAAGGTGAACGGATAACGGAATGCACATCAGTCCAGTACTCTGGCAATTTCTCGTCAAGTGGCTGACGAACTTCTCTCTGTATCCACCGGAGGCGTCGAAGATCGCCCCGCAGATGGATGCACTGTACTTCTTCATGGTCCTGGTGAGCTTGATTGGGTTGACTATCGTCATCCTTCTGGTCACCAGCTTTTCGATCATGTACAGCAAGAAGCGCCACCCTGTTGCGGTGCAGATCGAAGGCTCCACGATGCTCGAGGCAACGTGGACCATCATTCCGCTCGGCCTGTTTCTCATCATGTTTGTCTGGGGCGCGCTTATTTACTTCCGCGTCTACACGCCGCCTGCCAACGCCATGAATATCTACGTTGTCGGCAAGCAGTGGATGTGGAAAGCTGAACATCCCGGCGGCCAGCACGAAATCAATTCCCTCCATGTGCCCACGGGGCGTGCGGTGCAACTCACGCTTATCTCGCAGGACGTGTTCCACAGCTTCTCGATTCCCGCCTTCCGCGTAAAGCGTGAAGCGATTCCCGGCCGCTACACCACCGTCTGGTTTGAAGCCACCACGCCCGGCACCTATCACCTCTTCTGCACCCAGTACTGCGGCACCGACCACTCGCACATGATTGGCGATGTCGTGGTTATGACTCCTGACGATTTCAAGAAGTGGCTGGCCGGCTCCACGAGTGGTGCATCGCTTGCCCAGAATGGTGAGCGTCTTTTCGCCAGTCTCAGCTGCGCGGCTTGCCATAATGCGCGTCCGGACGCGCGCGGCCCGAGTCTCGCCAACGTCTACGGGGCCAAACTTACCCTCGCAAACGGCCAGACGACGACGGTCGACGAAGCTTTTCTGCGCGATGCGATTCTCAATCCATCGCAGCACGTAACCCAAGGGTATGCGCCCATCATGCCCACCTATCAAGGTCAGATAAGCGAAGACGGCGTGATCGCGCTGGTCGAATTTCTGAAGAACCTCAACTCTGATTACCGCGTGCAGCAGACGACCGCAACAACAACGCTGCTGCCTGAAAGTGAAGGCACGGCAACGCCCGCCGGACAAAAGCCCGCCGGGCAGGGGATGGTGAAAAAATGAGTAGCAGCACAATCGTCAGTCTTCCCGATCAGTCATTAGCCCGGATTCCGAGGATGAATTTTATCTCCAAGGAAAAAGGTCTGTTGAGCTGGCTTCTGACCGGCGACCACAAGCGGATTGCCATGCTGTACCTGGCCTCGATCACGTTCTTTTTTTTCATAGGAGGAGCGCTCGCAGGACTGATCCGTCTTGAGCTGCTTACGCCGCAGTCTGACCTCATGGCCACGGACACCTACAACAAGGTGTTCACCATGCACGGCATTATCATGATCTTTTTCTTCCTGGTGCCGTCGGTCCCGGCCACGCTGGGAAATTTCTTTATCCCCATGATGATCGGCGCCAAAGACCTCGCACTGCCGAAGATCAACCTGCTGAGCTGGTATCTGTACATGGCGGCTGGCATCCTCGCCATCTACTCCATGGCTACCGGTGGAGTCGATACAGGGTGGACATTTACTACGCCACTTTCTACCCACTACCTCAATACCAACGTTCTCACTACCGGCGTCGCGATCTTCATTGCTGGATTCAGTTCCATTTTTACCGGCCTTAATTTCATCGTCACTATCCACAAAATGCGCTGCCCTGGGATGACCTGGTTCCGTATGCCGCTTTTTGTCTGGGCACACTACGCGGCCAGCATTCTCATGGTCCTCGGTACCCCGGTTCTTGCCATCGCGATTGTTCTGGTGGCTCTGGAGCGCGTCTTCGGCATCGGCGTTTTCGATCCGACCAAGGGCGGCGATCCGCTGCTCTTCCAGCACTTGTTCTGGTTCTACTCGCACCCTGCCGTCTACATCATGATTCTGCCAGGCATGGGCGTGATCTCCGAGACTATCTCTACCTTCAGCCGCAAGCGCGTCTTTGGATATACGGCCGTCGCCTTCTCTTCGGTAGCTATTGCGGTCTTCGGCTTCTTTGTCTGGGCCCACCACATGTTCATCATGGGTATCTCCAACTACTCCATGCTGGTGTTCTCGCTGCTTACGATGCTGGTCGCCGTGCCCTCCGCGATCAAGATCTTCAACTGGGCTTTCACTCTCTACAAAGGGTCAATCACTTTTGAAACGCCCATGCTCTACACCTTCGGCTTCATGGGGTTGTTCACCATCGGTGGATTGACTGGCGTTTTCCTCGGAACTTCGGGAACGGATATCCATCTCACCGAAACCTACTTCATCGTGGCCCACTTCCATTTCGTCATGGTGGGCGGCATGTTGATGGCGTTCCTTGCCGGCATCCATTTCTGGTGGCCCAAGATGACGGGCCGTATGTATCCGGAGAAGATTTCCCAATTCGCCGCGGTCGTTACCTTCATCGGGTTCAACTTCACATTCTTCCCGCAGTTCATCCTCGGAACGCTTGGGATGCCGCGCCGTTACGCTACCTATCCGCCGGAGTTCCAGGTGCTGAACGTCTTCTCGACTGCAGGCGCAACCATCCTCGGTATCGGCTACCTGCTGCCACTTCTCTACCTCACCTGGTCGCTCCGCTACGGCGAAATCGCCGGTGAAAATCCGTGGCAGGCCACCGGGCTCGAGTGGCAGACCCAGTCGCCTCCTCTCACTGAGAATTTTCCCGCAATTCCGATCATGGATCACGAGGCCTACGACTACGAGTGGTTGGAAGGTCAGAGAGAGAAAGAGGTGGCGAGTGTCGGATAGCCAGGTAGTCGTGCACGGCGCAGCCGAAGGAACTCACCACGAGCACCTTCCCTATCAGCGCCACCACTTCGAAACATACGCGCAGCAGAGCGATGCCACCAATTTCGCAATGTGGCTTTTCCTGCTGACGGAAATCATGTTCTTCGGCGGTCTGTTCACCGCTTATTTGATCTATCGGAACTGGTACTACCCAGCATTCGTCCAGGCATCGCACCAGTTACAGATCTTTTGGGGCACTGCCAACACCGCCGTCCTCATCACCTCCAGTTTCACCATGGCCATGGGCGTGTGGTCTGCAGAAATGCGGAAGAAGGGCGCGCTGGTACTTTGCCTGGTCATCACCTTTGTTCTGGGTATCGTCTTCCTTGGGATCAAGACGATCGAGTACAAGGAAAAATACGACAAACACCATATTCCGGGCTTGCACTACAGCCTGCAGTCATTCCTCAATCCCGCCTCCGATGAGGAAGTCTACAAGGAGTATCACGACAAGCCGCTTTCGCTCGACATGGCGCGCCATACGGAGATCTACTTCTTCCTTTACTTCGCTATGACCGGCATGCACGCGCTCCACATGATCATCGGTATCGCTATTCTGGGATTCATGATCTTCAGAGCGCAAGCCGGTGCGTACACCACCGGCCACGTCACTTTCGTCGAGAATTTTGGCCTTTACTGGCACTTCGTCGACATCATCTGGATCTATCTTTTCCCGCTGCTCTATCTGATCAGCAGGCATCAATAAAGGATCAACGCCATGAGTGCACCGCACGACAAAGACTTTGAATCCATCGAGGAGCACGAGCACGAACACCACATCGTCAGCCCGCGGATTTACCTGGCGATTGTGGGCATACTCCTGGTGATGACCGCCACAACTGTGGGCGTCTCTTACATCGATCTGGGGCTCTTCAACCCCATCGTTGCGCTGGCGATTGCCGCCTTCAAGATGGTCCTGGTCGTTCTCTTCTTCATGCACGTGAAGTACTCGACGAAGCTCACCAAACTCACCGTGGGCGCCGGACTATTCACCTTTCTCATCCTGATCGGCATGACCCTCTCCGACTACTTCACGCGCGCGTGGGGTCGCTGGTAGACAACTGCAATTTTGCTCCAATAAAGAGGCCGCCCACGGGCGGCCTCTTTGCGTGTGTGAATCGACTCTTCAGCCCTGTTTCGCAGGCTTGCAATTCGGATGCGGGTTCTTGAAATCAACCTCGATCGGCAGCCAGTCGGACAGCCGCTTCACGTCGACTTCGGCATCGTTGGCGGAGTTCGAAAGCGAAGACCGCGCTAGCGCTACGTTCAGCTTTACCTTCCCCTTCATGCAGTAAGCCCCGAGGAACTTGGACAGGTCCTTGTTGGCTATATCCATATATTCGGCAGGCAGAGCGCCTTCCCCGCCGTGAATATCAACAGGGGCCATGATCATCTTGTTTGCTACCGGCCGGTCTTTCTCAACTCCAGAAGTATCGAAGCGGATCACCAGGGTAGCTCTCGTTTCAAACTCTTCTTTCGGATTCGCCACATACGTGACTGTTGGAATGGTGACGCCCGCCGGGTTCGGCTTAGTTAGCTTGGTGTCAAAAGCAATGTGATAGCGAGCGCCCTTCCACTTCGGTGTCGCCGGCGCAGTGGCGGCCTTGTCCCCCATATTGCATCCCGTCAGAAGCGCCAGCCCACCCAGCGCCAGAATGATAATTTCCTTCCTCAAGTCACCCTCCTCAATCGCAATGAAACGACGCGGAAGAATACCACCCCTTGGTATCGAAAGAGTGTGATTTCTGACAACCGTCAAATGAAGCTGTCACCGTCGGGAAATGTTATGCGACCGATGTTAGCCGAGCTCGCGATCGCGAATTCCCGGAAGCTGTGAAGTTGTACGGTCTGTCCGCGTGATCAATTGATTCTGCATGGTTTACAGGCCGGTTTTTGGCGGAGCTTCACAGTTGCATAGGGAGTGGGGGAAGGGGGTACTGTTTCCTCCGAAAATGAAGGGCTACGCTTATGCATTCAGACGACCCTGTGAATCATCAGTCCGAGATGCTGAGGCTTTCGCCGAACGATATCGATGGCAACCGTTTCTACGAAATCGAAATCGCTTGCCAAATTTGTTGGGCTCACGCCATTAAAACCGGAACTACCTCTCCTGACCGCCGACAATCTAAAGAGCAATGTCCCGCCACGATAACACTCCTGAATCACTTCAAAAACTCGCCGACAACCCGCGCATCCTAGTTCGTCGCGAGGGATCACCACGGCAGGATGCAGAATGCGTCGTCTACTGGATGCAGCGCGCGATGCGCATCCACGAAAACCCTGCCCTCGATGTCGCCATCGCCGCGGCCAACTTGCTCGGACTGCCTATCGTCGTGTTTTTTTCGGTAATTCCTAACTACCCAAATGCCAACCTGCGGCACTACCACTTTCTGCAACAGGGCCTGCGCGACGTGGAAGAAGACGCAAAAGAACGGGGGGTCGCCTTTGTTCTGCGCCGGCATCCCGACAACTCTCTGGAGGAGTTTCTGGAAGAAGTGCATGCGGCGATGCTGATCGGCGACGAAAATCCCTGCCGCGAGCCGGAACGCTGGCGGAAGGTTCTTGCTCGACGGCTAAAGTTGCCTTATTGGACCGTCGATGCCGACGTGGTTGTTCCTTCCGCAGTTTTTGGACGCGACTACTTCCTGCTGCAGCACATGCGCCCACATCTCAAGGAAGCACTGCCCAAGTTTCTTGTCACAACCAAAAACTCAAAGCCTCAATATGGCTGGACGAAACCCAAATCTCTCCACAGCGAATCGCTCGCCCATGACATTACCGCTGGATTTAAAGATCTCGATCGCACCATCAAACCTGTCGATACCTTTACCGGGGGGACGCACGCCGCGCTTGCGCACCTTCGAGACTTCATCAGCCACGGGCTGAAAGATTACGTGGACAAGCGCAATCATCCCGAAGTGAAAGGCACGAGCCGTCTCTCTCCTTACCTGCACTTCGGCAACATCGGACCGATCACCATTGCGCTTGCGGTCGAAAGGGCCCTTGCTGAAGGACACATTGAGCAGGCCGCACGAGATCGATTTCTGGATCAGGTCATTGCCTGGCGGGAGCTTTCGGTGCTCTTCGTGAAGTACAACGACAATTACGACAATTGGGAATCTGCGGAGCCGTGGGCACACAAGACTCTCGTAGAGCATGGCGGCGATCAGCGTCCTTTCCGCTACTCCTTTGAGCAGCTAGAGCGCGCCGAAACGCACGACGACCTCTGGAACGCCGCCCAACGGGAGATGACCGAGAACGGCTGGATGCATAACTACATGCGTATGTACTGGGCCAAGATGATTCTCGAGTGGGCTCCCGATCCTGCACGCGCCTACGAGTGGGCCGTCATTCTCAACGACCGCTACGAACTCGACGGCCGGGATCCCAATGGCTACGCCGGCATTGCCTGGGCTATCGTCGGCAAGCACGACCGCCCCTGGTTTAATCGCCCCGTTTTCGGCCTCGTGCGGCCGATGTCCGGCGCTTCCACGTCGAAGAAATTCGACGCGAAGACCTATATCGATCAAAACAGCGGCAGCGCGAAGCTGCCTTTCTAGCGAGCCTGAGTTTATTTCAGCAAGAGATGTAGCGACGGTCACATCTCTGCCTCGCCAGCGCAGTCCTAAAATGGGACACAATTTCAATGCCGGAAAGTGCGGGCTCCGCGCCGGGTTTTTGAATGGATTTTGCTTAACTTCCCTCGGACGATCAGTGTGAGAGGCGGGAATCGAATCCTGTGCGCGTGTGACCATCTGGGCGAGTAGAAATATCTGCACTCAATCAATCCGGCGGACCACAGCCATTATCGCTTTTGGGATAAGCTTAGCGGTCTTCGCGTTCTTTGCACGCTCAGCTGAAGGACAGAGTGCAGGCGCCTTCGTTCAACAAAGCACCGGAACCGACGTTCCACTGCGCGCGAGAAACGCCCGCAGATTTCTCGAGAAGCGTGGCTGGCCACGAAATCAATCCCGCCTGAACAGTGATCGCCCCAAGCCTCTAATCGCAAGTCAGACATTCGATGCCAGTGTATCGACGGCAATCTGGCAGCCTCTTGGGCCGGGCGCGGTCATCTCTCCCAACTTCGGTCTGATTACCGGTCGCGTGTCCTCTATCGCCATCGATCCTGCCGACGCTACGGGGAACCGCGTGTATGTGGGCACGACCGGCGGTGGAGTTTGGCTTTCGCAGAACGCGGGCACTGCCGGCTCGGTGGTCTTTACGCCGCTTACGGACGCTCCAGCAGGCTTCAACGCTGTGCGCTACGCCTCCATCAGCATCGGTGCGATTTCGGTTCAGCCCGGCAGCACGGGAGTCATCCTTGCCGGAACCGGCGACCCCAACGATGCACTTGATTCTTACTACGGGGCCGGAGTGTTGCGTTCTCCAGATGGCGGCGCCACTTGGACGGTGATGTCGCATACCGCAGACCAGATGTTTTCGTTTCAGGGCGAGGGCTTTGCAGGTTTCGCATGGAGCACCGTCAATCCACAAGTGGTTGTGGCTGCGGTTTCACAGTCTTATGAAAGCACGCTGGTCAGCGCGCAGCTTTTCGGCGTCAGCTACGCGGGACTCTACTACTCGAGTGATGCGGGCGCTACCTGGTCGCTGGCGAGCATCAACGATTCACCGGGACAGGACGTTCAAGGGCCACAGGATCTTTTCGCTTCTCCGAATGGGAACTCGGCTACGGCGGTTGTCTGGAATGCTGCTCGGCGCTTATTCATCGCGGCAGTTCGTTTTCACGGCTACTACCAGTCGAGCGACGGTGTCACGTGGACCCGCATGGCCGCTCAACCCGGCAGTGGGATGACAGCGCAGATGTGCCCGACCAATCCTGGAGCTATAGGCTCATTGGCTTGCCCGGTCTTTCGCGGAGCACTCGCCGTGAACCCGTTCACTGGCGACACTTTTGCGTGGACAGTCGACGTCAACAATCAAGATCAGGGGCTTTGGCAGGATGCATGCTCGCTCTCCAATGGAATGTGCAGCAATCAGGCTGTTGCCTTTTCGCAGCGCTGGAGTACGGCGTCGCTTGAGACCAACACCAGCCTTGGATCTGCCACTATCGCTAATGGCGACTATGATCTCGTTCTTGCGGCCGTTCCCGCGCAGCAGGATACGATGCTGCTGGCCGGCGCCAACGATCTGTGGCGTTGCAGCCTGGCGATGGGCTGCACGTGGCGCAACACTACGAATGCAACCACCTGCATGAGCGCACAAGTCGCTCCGTACCAGCACGCCGTGGCCTGGAATATTTCAGACCCGGAAGAGATTTTCATCGGCAACGACAGTGGGCTCTGGCGCTCCACCGATGCCATCGGCGAGACGGGTTCAGTTTGCTCTTCTGCAGACAGTTCTCACTTTCAGAATCTCAATACAGGTATCGGTTCGCTTGCGGAAGTCGAGAGCATGTCTCAGGTCGAAAACTCGCCCTATACGATGATGGCCGGCTTTGGCGCCAACGGTACTGCCGGCGTGAAAAGCACGACCGGCCCCACGGGGGAATGGCCGCAGATACTCAGTGGCGAGGGTGGCCCTGTCGCAATTGATGGCAACGATCCTGTGCGATGGTATGTCAACAACAGCGCCGGCGTTTCGATTTACAGCTGTGCTCAAACGGGAGACTGCACTTCGGGGGATTTCGGTTCGGCACCTGTCGTCAACGATGCGGACGTAGCGGGAGACGGATACACCATGACATCGCCCGCGCCGTTTATCGTCGACCCACTTGACAGCACCCAATTGCTGATCGGCACATGCCGGCTGTGGCGTGGGCCTGTTGATGGTTCAAGCTGGACTGGGGCCAATGCGATCAGTCGCATTCTGGATGGGGTTTCGGGTCTGAGCTACTGCAGCGGAGACGCGCTCATCCGCACCGTGTCGGCGTTGCCGCTGTCTAACGGTAGTGAAGTGATCTACGCGGGAATGCATGGTGCAATGGATTGCGGCGCAACCCTGGGCGGCCATATCTTCAATGCTACTTACAGTCCAAACGGTTCTTCCATGCCTGCTTGGCAGGATCTGACACTAAACCCGGTTCTCAACGATCAGGTGCGGTTCAATTACTACGGGCTCAATGTCTCCAGCATCTTCATCGATCCTCATGATGCAACCGGTAACACCGTGTACGTCACGATCGAGGGCGCGGAGGATTCGCTTCACGCTATCCGCATTATTTACGGCACAACGGATGGTGGAGCACACTGGTCCGAGCTGACATCGAACCTGCCTCACTCGCCTGCGAACGCCGTTGTGGTTGATCCTCAGGACGCCAACACCGTCTATATCGCAACCGACGAGGGGGTTTACTCGACTCGCCAGATTGCCAGTTGCAGTGACGGCCCATCGAACTGCTGGTCCGTTTTTGGCACCGGACTTCCGTTTGCGCCCGTCGTGCAACTCAGCGCGTCGTCCCCTACAAGTCTTCCCAACGTACTCGTGGCCGGAACTTATGGACGCGGCATATGGCAGCTTCCGTTGTGGACTTCAGGAAGTCAGTTGACAACAGCATCGACGCAACCGGGCTCCGTGACTTTCGCGTCGCAGCCCGTTGGAACGACGAGCAGTGCAGAGTCGATCACGCTTACGAACACTGGTGGAATCGCGCTTGCTGTCTCTACCATAGCGGCAACAACAAATTTTGGAGAAACTGACAACTGCACGGGGCACGCAGTGAGTGCCGGCGGCAGTTGCCTGATACAGGTGGCTTTCACGCCGGGCGGTGCTGGGAATCTCACCGGTCAACTCACGATAAGCGCAAATGTGTCCGGGGGACAGATCGTAATCCCACTTTCAGGATCTGGTGCTAGCTCAGGCGTCGTCACAGCGTTGCCGGGTACGTTGAGCTTTGGTCAGGTTCAGATCGGAACGACGTCACCAGCGTTGCCGGTCACGGTCGAGAATTCGAGTAACGCATCGATTGCTGTCGCCAGCATTACGGTTGCGCCACCCTTCGTTCTGGCAGCAAATAGTTGCGGTTCCTCACTCGCGGCAAACAGCGATTGTGCACTCTCAGTGACTTTTGCGCCTACACAGGCGGGTAATGCGACTGGCACGCTGACAATCGTCGATGGCGCTGGAACGCAGACGGTGATCGTGAGCGGCACGGGCGCGAATGCAGCTAATGATGCGCTGTCGTCCACGTCGCTCAGCTTTCCGGCAACTGCTTCGGGACAGCAATCAGCCGCGCAACTTGTCACGCTCACGAACAGCGGCGATATGGCGCTGACTTCGATTGTGGTGACGTTGGGCGCTGGATTTCAGCAATCAAATACCTGCGGAACTCAACTGACGGGCAACGCAAGCTGCGCCATCGCCGTGGTGTTCGCCCCTACGACGATTGGCAACGTGAGCGGAAGCCTTAGCGTTTCCGATGCGATCCGCACGCAAACGATTTCACTTTCGGGAGTGGGTTTACAGCCGCCTGCCATCAGCGTGATTCCTGCACAATTGACGTTTCCAGCACAGCAGACCGGGCAAGCTTCCTCGCCGCTCACGTTGACGATCACCAACACGGGTGGCGCGATCATGAGCAGTGTCGGCTTTCAGATTTCGGGGCAGTCGGCGTCGAGTTTTTCGTGGGGCGCTAGTACTTGCGGTGCGACATTGAGCAGCGGAAGCAGCTGTACGGTTCAAGTCGGCTTCACTCCAGTGACAGCAGGGTCACTCACCGCTGCATTGGTGGTGACGTCCTCAACTCTGAATGTTGCTCCCGTTCAGGTACCTCTCAGCGGTGTCGGTCAGGCTGCTTCGGGAATCGTCATCAGTCCGGCGCAGATGTTCTTTACGCAGTCGACTCTGGGGCAGGCCAGTAGCACGCAGGCTGCGACGATCACGAACACCAGCACCGTGACTGCAACCGGCCTGACGTTTTCTGTGTCGTCCTCTTTCGCCCTGGTGCAGAACACCTGCGGTTCCACGCTTGCCGCCGGAACTGCATGTTCGGCCGGAGTAGTGTTTATCCCAACGGCGAACGGGGTTGTTACAGGTGCTCTCACCGTGAGTTCATCAGCATTTGTCACCGCCGCCAGCGTATCGCTCACCGGAGCTGGCGGAGCGGCCGGTTCAATGCAAGTGCAGCCAACGGCTCTCAGTTTTCCGTCGACTGGAGTTGGCAACAACAGCGCACCACTGATGGTGACACTTACGAACAATGGTTCGATGCCACTGGCCGGCGTCACGCTTGCGGCTTCGAGCCAATTCCAGATGGGATCGACGAACTGCGGCGCGTCGCTTGCGGTCGGGGCCAGTTGCACCGCGCAGGTCGAATTCGTTCCGTCGAGCGCCGGACAGCAAACGGGCAATCTCACTGTCTCCAGCGCGACTCTTGCTACGCCGGTGATGGTTTCTCTCTCCGGCATGGGGTTTGATTTTTCCTTGTCCTCAACAGGGGAATCAAGCCAGACGGTAGCGAGTGGACAGACGGCCATCTACAACCTCAACCTTGCGACCATGAGCGGGTCGAGCGGCAATTTTACGTTTGCCTGCGGTTCGTTGCCGGCAAACTCGGCGTGCACCTTCAATCCAGCCAGCGAATCGGTTTCGGGAAATTCTACGGGGAGCGCCAAGGCGCAGATTGCCACCGGCTTTTCTGCGGCGTCCTCGCGTAATGCCGGACCTTCTGCTCGCCTACCTCGCAGTTTGCTGTTCGCTTGCGGATTGTTGTTGCTGCCCTTGGCGGTCAGACGCAGATTCCGCGGCGTCTTTTTTATGACGATCCTGTTGCTGGCTCCGTTCGGAATCTCAAGCTGTGCTGGAGCAGGTGGCGGCAGTAGTGGCGCGCCTCCGATTTCGGCCAACAAGAATACTCCGGCGGGAACGTACTCCGTTGTCGTAACCGCGACAGCAAACGGGCTGTCACACAAAATCACGCTCACGTTGACCGTAGATTAGCTATGCGAATGACCATGCTTGCTGGCGTGCAAGTGGGGGCGCGAATTGAGGAGCGGCTATACTTTAAATTCACGTATGTCTGCGACGATGAGGCAAAAAGCTGCGTCGGAGACTGCAATCGCTAGGACGAAGGATGCCTCAGCAATGACCGCGAATGTAACTCTTCAGGACGTGAAGCGCGTAGCCGAACTGGCTCACCTTGAACTGACTCCGACGGAAACCGAGAGTATGCAGCACGACCTGAACGCGATTCTGGACCATGTCGCGCAGTTGAACGAACTGGATACCGACTCGGTCGCTCCATTGGCCCAGATGAGCGAACTTGCGGGGGCTGGTTCAGCAGGCTCGCTTCGTGAGGATGTGGTGCGGCCTTCGCTGAATCGCACCGCGGTGATGTCTGAAGCGCCGGAGACGGACCAGGTCTTCTTCAAGGTTCCTAAGGTGATTGAAAGATAAAAAAGGGAAGGGAACGCCGCGTTGCCAGACGAAACCATGACAACTGAAAGCTATATAGAAAAGCCTAAGCCCCTTTCCGAATTACGCGAGGGCATCGCCTCCGGACGCCAAAAGGCTGCGGATCTTGCCGTCAGCTATTACGAACGCATCGAACGGGTAAATCCGCGGCTGAATGTTTACCTGAGCCTCACGAAAGAGCGCGCGCTTGCGCAGGCTGCCAAGGTTGACGCAGCTGCTGCAAAAGGCGATCTTCTGGGACCACTCGCGGGCATTCCGGTAGGCATCAAGGACGTCCTGGTGATGCAAGGAGCGCCGTCAACAGCCGGATCGAAGATTCTGAAAGGCTATCGTCCTCCGTATGACGCTACCGCCGTAGCAAAGCTTGAGGCAGCGGGTGCGGTGCTGCTGGGCAAGCTTAACTGCGACGAGTTCGCCATGGGATCTTCGAACGAAAATTCCGCCTATGGGCCGGTTCGGAATCCAGTGGACACGGAACGCGTCCCGGGCGGTTCGAGCGGTGGATCAGCTGCTGCAGTTGCGGCCAATATGGCGGTCGTGACACTCGGCACCGATACGGGAGGTTCGATCCGTCAGCCCGCCAGCTTCTGTGGAGTGGTTGGCGTTCTGCCCACCTATGGCCGCGTTTCCCGTTACGGGCTTATCGCATTTGCTTCATCCCTCGATCGGATTGGCCCTTTCGCCACCAATGTTCGCGATGCTGCCACCCTGCTTGGTGTTATCGCCGGGCATGATGCTAACGATGCCACCAGTTCTCCAACCCCTGTAGCGGATTATGCCGTTGAAAGCGACAAAGGCGCTGAAGGCCTGCGCATCGGAGTGCCTGCCGAGTATTTCAGCGAAGGGCTGGATCCGGAAGTCCGCGAGCGAATTGAGAGCGGCATCGAATCGCTCAAGGCCGCGGGCTGCATTATTAAGCCTGTCTCGCTGCCGCATACGCGCTACGCCATCCCGACGTATTACCTCGTGGCCACCGCAGAAGCGAGCGCCAACCTGGCGCGGTTCGACGGGGTCCGATACGGGTATCGATCACCGTCCTCGG
It encodes:
- a CDS encoding cytochrome C oxidase subunit IV family protein; amino-acid sequence: MSAPHDKDFESIEEHEHEHHIVSPRIYLAIVGILLVMTATTVGVSYIDLGLFNPIVALAIAAFKMVLVVLFFMHVKYSTKLTKLTVGAGLFTFLILIGMTLSDYFTRAWGRW
- the ctaD gene encoding cytochrome c oxidase subunit I, yielding MSSSTIVSLPDQSLARIPRMNFISKEKGLLSWLLTGDHKRIAMLYLASITFFFFIGGALAGLIRLELLTPQSDLMATDTYNKVFTMHGIIMIFFFLVPSVPATLGNFFIPMMIGAKDLALPKINLLSWYLYMAAGILAIYSMATGGVDTGWTFTTPLSTHYLNTNVLTTGVAIFIAGFSSIFTGLNFIVTIHKMRCPGMTWFRMPLFVWAHYAASILMVLGTPVLAIAIVLVALERVFGIGVFDPTKGGDPLLFQHLFWFYSHPAVYIMILPGMGVISETISTFSRKRVFGYTAVAFSSVAIAVFGFFVWAHHMFIMGISNYSMLVFSLLTMLVAVPSAIKIFNWAFTLYKGSITFETPMLYTFGFMGLFTIGGLTGVFLGTSGTDIHLTETYFIVAHFHFVMVGGMLMAFLAGIHFWWPKMTGRMYPEKISQFAAVVTFIGFNFTFFPQFILGTLGMPRRYATYPPEFQVLNVFSTAGATILGIGYLLPLLYLTWSLRYGEIAGENPWQATGLEWQTQSPPLTENFPAIPIMDHEAYDYEWLEGQREKEVASVG
- the coxB gene encoding cytochrome c oxidase subunit II; this translates as MHISPVLWQFLVKWLTNFSLYPPEASKIAPQMDALYFFMVLVSLIGLTIVILLVTSFSIMYSKKRHPVAVQIEGSTMLEATWTIIPLGLFLIMFVWGALIYFRVYTPPANAMNIYVVGKQWMWKAEHPGGQHEINSLHVPTGRAVQLTLISQDVFHSFSIPAFRVKREAIPGRYTTVWFEATTPGTYHLFCTQYCGTDHSHMIGDVVVMTPDDFKKWLAGSTSGASLAQNGERLFASLSCAACHNARPDARGPSLANVYGAKLTLANGQTTTVDEAFLRDAILNPSQHVTQGYAPIMPTYQGQISEDGVIALVEFLKNLNSDYRVQQTTATTTLLPESEGTATPAGQKPAGQGMVKK
- a CDS encoding cytochrome c oxidase subunit 3 family protein — encoded protein: MSDSQVVVHGAAEGTHHEHLPYQRHHFETYAQQSDATNFAMWLFLLTEIMFFGGLFTAYLIYRNWYYPAFVQASHQLQIFWGTANTAVLITSSFTMAMGVWSAEMRKKGALVLCLVITFVLGIVFLGIKTIEYKEKYDKHHIPGLHYSLQSFLNPASDEEVYKEYHDKPLSLDMARHTEIYFFLYFAMTGMHALHMIIGIAILGFMIFRAQAGAYTTGHVTFVENFGLYWHFVDIIWIYLFPLLYLISRHQ
- a CDS encoding deoxyribodipyrimidine photo-lyase yields the protein MSRHDNTPESLQKLADNPRILVRREGSPRQDAECVVYWMQRAMRIHENPALDVAIAAANLLGLPIVVFFSVIPNYPNANLRHYHFLQQGLRDVEEDAKERGVAFVLRRHPDNSLEEFLEEVHAAMLIGDENPCREPERWRKVLARRLKLPYWTVDADVVVPSAVFGRDYFLLQHMRPHLKEALPKFLVTTKNSKPQYGWTKPKSLHSESLAHDITAGFKDLDRTIKPVDTFTGGTHAALAHLRDFISHGLKDYVDKRNHPEVKGTSRLSPYLHFGNIGPITIALAVERALAEGHIEQAARDRFLDQVIAWRELSVLFVKYNDNYDNWESAEPWAHKTLVEHGGDQRPFRYSFEQLERAETHDDLWNAAQREMTENGWMHNYMRMYWAKMILEWAPDPARAYEWAVILNDRYELDGRDPNGYAGIAWAIVGKHDRPWFNRPVFGLVRPMSGASTSKKFDAKTYIDQNSGSAKLPF